From the genome of Myxococcales bacterium:
GGTGAAGCGGCCGAGGCCGCGCCGGGAGGCAAAACCGCGAGTTCGTCGGGCGCCTGCGGCAGGGTGACGCACACCGAGGCGTTACCTCCCTCCGTCTCGATGCCGAAGATGCGGTTCGCCGCCGCGGCCGCCAAGAACCGCCCGTCGGCTCGGGCTGCGAGCGCCGTCACCGCCGTGGGCAGCCGTGCGATGAACGTGGCCTGGCCGGGGACGGGCAACGCGTACACCCGGGCGCCACGACTCGCAAACGCCAGGTGTACCCCCGCGGCCACTCTGACCGGGGAGGGGGCCTCGGGGGGCGGCCGGTCGGCCTGCGGTGTCTCGAGCGGACGGTCGCGCACGGAGCGCATCTCATCGAGCCAGGCCTCGGAGGCGGTGGTGTCCCTTTGGCCTTCGGGGATGCCGTAGCGGTCGAGCAGGGCCTCGTCCGCCTGGCGCCGCTGCGAAGCGCCAGGGGCTGTCAGGGGGATGTCGGGGTCGTCGGCGAAGGCCTGCCGGTGGGTCAGGCCCGCAGTGTCGACCCACAGCAGGCCTTGGTCCGTCGCGGCGAACACGTGTTCCGCCGTGGCAACGAGGGCGAAGACCGTGTCCGGAGCGACCACGTCTGCGGCGCTGTGGGCGATGATGTCTGCGGCCCCCGCTGGCCGTCCTGCCGGCGCGAGGGCGATCACCAGCAAAGGCGCGAGCGCCGGGGTGATGTGCTTCGGGTCCATGCCGCGCTTATCGGGGGGCAAGCCAGAAGGTTGCTCGAGAAACGCTCGAAAAATCGCCTTGTGCGATCGGGGCCCTGCGTGCTAACCGCACCCCATGTCGGCACGCCTCATCGATGGCAAGGGACTCGCGGCGCGCATCCGCACCGCTCTCAAAGACGAAACCGAGGCTCTGTCCCGCGCGGGCACCCAGCCGGGTCTCGCTGTGGTGTTGGTGGGCGACGATCCCGCGAGCCATGTCTACGTTCGCAACAAGACCAAGGCCTGCGCCGAAATCGGCTTTCGCGCGTTCGACCACCATTTGCCTGCGACGACCTCCGAACCCGAGCTTCTCGCGCTGGTCCAGGCGCTCAATGCTGACGCCGCGGTCGATGGCATCCTCGTGCAGCTGCCCCTGCCAGCCCACATCGACAGCCGCAAGGTGCTCTTGACGATTGACCCCCGCAAGGACGTGGATGGCTTCCACCCCGATAACCTGGGGCGCATGCTCATGGGAGAGCCCCGCTTCGTGCCCTGCACCCCCGCCGGGGTGATGCGGCTTCTCGAGGACGCGCAGGTTCCGCTCGAGGGGGCCCGGGCCGTGGTTCTCGGGCGCTCGAACATCGTGGGCAAGCCCGCGGCCATGTTGCTCACGGCTGCCAACGCCACGGTGACCCTTTGCCACTCGAAGACGCGCGACTTGGCCGAGCTGGTGAGGTCGGCGGACGTTCTGGTGGCGGCGATCGGTCGGGCCCGGTTCGTCGAGGGCAGTTGGATCAAGCCCGGTGCGGTGGTCATCGACGTGGGCATGAACCGCGACGAAGACGGCAAGCTTTGCGGTGACGTCGATACGGACGCGGCGGCCGTCCATGCAGCGGCCATCACGCCGGTGCCGGGGGGCGTAGGGCCCATGACGATCGCCATGCTGATGGAAAGCACCTTGGCGTCGGCGCGCCGGCGGGCGGCCGGCCGCAACGGGTAGCGGCCGGGGCCGGCGCGCACCCTTCGGGAGTGCGGTACGCTAGGGGCCATGGTTTTTGCAGCGGGGGGGCGAGAGGGCGAGGCGCTGGCGATGGCCGAGCTCGGCCGCCAGGTCGCCACCCTCGTGTTCTCGGCGCTGGCACCGCTTGCGGGCCCGGCCGCCGTGGCGCAGAGCCTCACGTGTCGGAACGCGTTGGCTCGGCTCGGCCTCGAGCCCCCACTTTTCGTCGTTTACGACCTGCAGCGGATGCTCTCGGGCGTGCAGCCTCCCAGCGACGAGGAGCTGGCGGCCCGGGGTGGGCGCCCTTCCGATCGGCGCGCCGCGGACCTCTGCACGCGCTACGTGGCGCTCCTGCGTGCCCTGGCCGAGACGCCGTCCCTGCAGGCCATGGTCCGTCGTCCCTTGCCCGTCGAGTTCGAGGCGGTGCTCGTCGCCCGCATGCTGGCTGATGTCTACCGCCGCTGGGCGGGCTCGGGCGTGCGTCCGGTTGGGGTCCCGGAGTTGCCCACGGCGGCGGGCGTGCTGGGGCTGTCACCGGCCGAGCTGGCCGCGCGTTTCGACCCGGCCTGGGCCCTCGGGTTCTTGAGCCACCTCGTCAGCCAGCGAGACCTGGTGCTGGCCCGCTGCGAACAGATCGACCTTGGGCCCTTGCGCCTGCTGGGCATGTTTTCGGGGGCGGCGCCCACCGACCTGCTCGATCTTTACAACCTCCTCGGCAGCCCGGTAGGGGGTCGTGCGGTCGAGTTCTCGCTGCAGCTCTTGCCTTCCGTCCTGGAGACCAAGCGCTCCACCGCCGCTCAGCGCTTTTCCATCGACGGTTACGCTTCGGTCGAGCGAAGGGGCAGCATCGACGCGCTCTTGCCTTCCGAGCTGGCGCACGACAGTGACATCTTCGCGCAGAAGGTCCTGGGTGACGAACTGCTCTACTACGGTCACGAGAGGCGGCTCGAGACCGTCTCCCGCGAACACTGGGTCCTGGTGGATGCCTCGGCTTCCATGCGGGGCTTGAGAGAGGTATGCGCACGGGGCTTGGCCGTGGCGTTGGCCAAAAAGCTCAGCCTTCAGGGGGACGTGGTCAGCTTTCGCTTCTTCGACAGCCGTCTGCACCGCCGCATTCCCGTGGGCGCCGCGGCTGGCCACGAGCTGCCCCACATCTTGTCGTTCCGGTCGGAGCGGGGGCGACACTACGCGCGCGTGTTCGAGGACGTGCTGGCCGACGCGCGTCGGCTCCAGCGGCGCGGGCCGCGGGAGCTCGCCATCACCTTCATCACGCACGGCGAGTGCCACGTGCCCGTCGATCTCGTCGAGAGCCTTGCGGAGCAGGCGCGGCTCTACGGGGTGTTCGTGCTGCCCTCGCGGCCCCTGGCGCTGCCGTACTTGCCGCTTCTTCACCGGCACCAGGTGGTGACCTCGGCGGACTTCGCGGCGCCCGAGCTGCGCAAACGCAAGGCCCTTGCCATCGTGGAGGATGTTGCGCGTGCCCACACGTGACGAACTCGAGGCTAAGGAGCGCGCCGACCGTGCGCTGCGGGCCGGGCAAGCGGCCGAGGCCCTTGGCCTTTACCGAAGCTTGCTTTCACGCGTGGCCGTCTTCGAGCCGGGCCTTTACGAAAGCTGGCTCGAGGGCGCGCTCGGCGCTTACCGCGCTTTGAAGATGCCGCGGGCGGTGGGCTTCATTCAGCTTGCGCTGCGGCGGTTCACGGAGGTCGAGGCGGCCCTGCAGGTGGCAACGGACCCCGTGCCGTGGGCGCTGGCGCTCGCCCGCCAAGGACGTCGCCGCGAGGCCGCCCAGGGACTCGCGCGGGCAGGGTTGTGGGTGCTTGCGGCGCGGGAGCTCGAAACGGCGGGTGACCTGCCCGGGGCCCGCACGTTGTGGGAAAAGCTCGAGCGGGATCCGCGGCTTCGCCGCCGGCCTTACGAAACAGCGCTCGTTTATCTCATGCTCGCGCGCCTGGAACGTGCGCTCGGAGAAGAGGACGCCGCCGGCCAGCACTTGTGCCAGGCGGTGTCTCGCCTCGAGGCGCTGGCCGACGAGTACGAAAGTGGTGGGCAGCGCGAACGCGCCTTCGACTGCTACTTGCTGATCCTGCGGGTGGGGCAGGGGCCAGGAGGTGCCTTCGAGAACCTCGCCGAGGGCTACGTCAACGCGATCCGGATCTTGGTGGCTGACGGCCAACGCGACTTCGCTTTGCAGTACATGGACGATTTCATGACGGCTGCCGCGAAACGCATGGAGTTTCATGCGGCGGCGACGATCGCTCTCGATGCCGCCGACTATAGCCGCCGACATGGTCTGGCCTTCGAGCAAGACTTCCTTCGCAAGGCGGTGGATCTCTGGTGCGCGGCTGCGGCGCAGGGGCTTTCGCAAGCCCAGGCCCCCGAGCTGGCCGAAAACGCGCTGGCTGCGGCGCTGGACGCCGCGACTTCGCTCGGCGACGGCCCCCTCATGGGGAAGGTCTACGAGGACCTGGCGAAGCTGCCTCTCGATCCGGCGCGCACCGCCCGGTACGCAAGCCTTGCCGAGCGTTACGCGGGGGCGGTGCAAAGCGCGGCGCCTCTTGCCGCCCTGCCTGCGGCGTTCAAGAGCGCGGGCGCTTATCAAGACATCGCCTGGCAGGACCTCGTCGAGTGGGAACTCGACGGAAACGTCGAGGCGACCCTGTCGGTGGTGGTCGTCGAGCGCACCGACCACGTGCGTTTCGTACGTGCGGCGCTCCTGGCCCTGCTGACCGCCGTCACCGAGCCACGCTGGCTCGAGGTGCCGGACGCTGCGCGCGTGGTGATCGCGGGGCTTGGTGACGTGGAGGTCTACGAGGTCTTGGCGCCGCTCGAGCGCCTCGCCCGGCATGCTGCCCCCGAGGTGCGCGCGGCGGTGATGGGAGCCGTGGGGCGCGTCCTGTGCAAACGCAGCTTCGCCACCATTCGCGCCGGGCTCGAGGATCCGGACGAGCGGGTGAGAAGCGAATCGCGCCGGGCCCTTCGAGGGCTTCATTTCCGAGACGGGCTCGAGCCCCTGGCCCGCATTCTGCGTGAGGCCGGCGACCCCCTCGTGCGCGAGGCCGCGCTGGCTGCGATCGCGGACGTGCCCATTCTCGAGGCGGCGCTGGTGCTCCTCGACGTCATTCGCGAGGAAGAGGGGCCGCTGCGCAGCCTGGCTGTGGAACGCCTCTCCACCTTCCCCAGCCTGGGCCTGGCGCCCCACGTGCGGGCCCACGCGGAGGTGGCCACCGGCGGGGCTCGGCAGAGCCTGCTCGCGGTGTTGAGCGCGCTCGAGGCTTACCGCCCCTGACCTGGTGGGCGGCGAGGAGGCGAGGCGCTCGCAGCTTCGGCGGACTCGGTCGCGGCCCGCAGCGTCTCGGTCCGCTGCAAAAGCCGCGCGAGCGCCCAGTCTGCCGCCTCGGCCACCTGCGGTTCGGGATCGTGGCGCAGCGCCTCGAGCAGTGTCCGTGCCGCCGTTTTACGGGCAGCTCCGAGGGCCAGCACCGCGTTTCTTCGGAGGCCGACGTACCCGATGCGGGGCAGAGCCGTTCCGGGGCTCAGGCGCTCCCAGTCTTCGCGCGAAAGAGTTGCGAGCGCTTCGAGGGGCCATGCGGAGAGGGGTCGTGCCGCCCCCGCCGGGTCCTGCAACGAGGGCACAGGGCGACGGTTGTAGGGACACACCTCCTGGCAGATGTCGCAGCCGAAGGCGCCGGCGCGGAAGCCGGGGCGCACGTCGCGCGGGACAGCACCTCTGTTCTCGATGCTGTGGTAGGCGATGCACTTGCGCGCGTCCACGACGCGAGGTTCGGGAAACGCCTCGGTGGGGCAGGCCTTTAGGCAACGGTCACAGCTGCCGCAGAGATCCTCTCCGGGCGTGTCGTAGGCGTCGACGTCACGGTTCAGGAACATCACGCTCAACGTGAGCCATGATCCAAGCTCGGGGTTGATGAGACAACCGTTCTTGCCGACCCATCCAAGCCCCGCGCGTACCGCCCAGGGGCGCTCCATCACGTGGCCCGTGTCGACGCAGGCGTAGCTCCACAGCCCGGGATCCAGCTGCAAAAGGCGCTTGCGCAGGCGCTTGAGCCGATCGCGGTGCGTGTAGTGATAGTCCCGCCCACGTGCGTAGCGGGCGAGGGAACTCACCTCGTCAGCCGGTCGGTGGTAGGGGATCGCGAGGGCCAGCACAGCCCGAATCCCGGGCTGCACGCGGCTGGGGTCGAGCCGGGCCGCCGCAGTTTCGGCCATCCACGTCAGATCCGCCGCGTAGCCGGCTGCCAACCACCGCATGAGCGGCTCGGGGGGCAGCGGCTCGGCCCGCGCGAGGCCGGCCAGGGCGAAGCCGCAATCGCGGGCCGCCTGTTTCACCGCAGAGGCCGCAAGGACGGGCGGTGGGGCGGCGACGGGCGCGGGGGGTGGGGTAGGTGGCTGCAAACCCGCGGAAGGATAGCGAACCCCGCGTCTGCAGGCGGAGGCGATGCGTGCGGAATTTTTTCCACAAAGCGTCGCTCCGGAAGCGACATTCCGTGCTAGAAGTCGCTCGGTTTCACGGGACGTGGCGCCGCCGCGGCAACTGGAAACGAGGAGCAAACGAAAACATGGCTACGCGAATTGCAATCAATGGTTTCGGGCGGATTGGCCGCCTGGTCTTCCGCGCTCTGTACAGCCAGGGGCTGTTCGGTAAGGACTTCGAGGTCGTGGCCGTGGGCGACATCGTCCCCGCCGACAATCTCTCTTACCTTCTCAAGTACGACTCGGTCCAGGGTCGCTTCGAGGGTGAGGCCGGCTTCAAGTCGGACGAGGTGCTCACGGTCGACGGCAAAGAGGTGAAGGTCGTCAGCGCCCGCACCCCGGCGGAGCTTCCCTGGAAAGATCTCGGCGTCGACGTCGTGATCGAGTCGACGGGCTTGTTCGTCGACAAGGAAAAGGCTCAGGGGCACATCGATGCGGGCGCCAAGAAGGTCATCATCTCCGCCCCCGGCAAGAACGAAGACATCACGGTCGTGATGGGCGTCAACGAGGAAAAGTACGACCCGAAGGCGCACCACGTGGTCTCGAACGCGAGCTGCACCACGAACTGCCTGGCGCCTCTCGTGCACGTGGTCCTCAAAGAGGGCTTCGGTCTGACCGAAGGTCTCATGACCACCGTCCACTCGTACACGGCGACCCAGAAGACGGTCGACGGCCCGAGCCGTAAGGACTGGAAGGGGGGCCGCAGCGCCGCCATCAACATCATCCCGTCCTCCACCGGTGCCGCCAAGGCCGTGGGGCTCGTGCTGCCGCAGGTGAAAGGCAAGCTGTCCGGCATGGCCTTCCGCGTGCCTACCCCCACCGTCTCCGTGGTCGACTTGACCTTCAAGACCGAGAAGGCCACCAGCCTCAAGGAGCTGAACGCGGCTCTCAAGGGCGCCAGCGAGACCTACCTTCAGGGGATCTTGGGCTACACGGATGAAGAGGTCGTTTCGAGCGACTTCATCCATGACAAGCGTTCGAGCATCTACGATGCGGGCTCGTCCATCGAGCTGAACCCGAACTTCTTCAAGCTGGTCAGCTGGTACGACAACGAGTGGGGCTACTCGAACCGCGTGGTCGACCTGCTCAAGTACATGGTGGCCAAGGGCCTCTAATCCGGCGTCGGAGCTTGGCTCCGCACACGCGAAAAACCCCGCTTCGGCCTTGCCGGGCGGGGTTTTCGCGTTTTTCGGCGGGGGTCAAACGCGGTTGCGCAGCATCATTTCTCGCGGATGCGGTTCGAGGTAGGTTTGGCCCTCGAGGTAAGCCACCTTGTGCCGCCGGATGTGGTGCTTGAGCAAGGTGAGCGGAACGACGAGCGGACTTTGCCCTTTCCGGTGGTCTTCGATGAGCTGGGCCAACTCGGCCTTGTCCTCCGGATCGAGCATCGGACGGAGGTACCCGGCCATGTGCTGCATCACGTTTGCGTTTCGTCCCGGCGTGGCCCGCTTCGTCATGGCCTGCATGAACCCGGTCTCGTAGGCCGCGCGCAGGGCGGAACGGCTGTGGTGTTTCGACTCGGCCACCAGCTTTCCCAGGGACCGGTACGCCTCCACGGAGTGCGCCATCAGCGTGAGTTTGTGGGCCGTGTGGAACGCCACGAGGTCGCCCAGCTTCCACGAGCCGGCCCACAGAGCCTTGAGGCGGTGGTACGCGAAGAGCCTCTCGATGAAGTTTTCTCGCAAGGGGGGATCGGAGAGTCGCCCCTCTTCCTCGATGGGCAGGTTGGCAAAGCGCTCCCGCAACGCGGCGGCAAACAGCCCCACGCCTTCTTTGGAGGGGGCCCCCAATCGTCCCTGCGCGTCGGGAGGCGGGTAGAGCTTCACCCGTTCCATCCCGCAGCTTGGCGAGGCGCGCTTGAGCACGTAGCCGTCGAGGTCCTCGTCTTCGAGCTCCGCCACGCGCTTGCGCGCGAAGCGTTCCATGCGCGTGGTCCAGTCCTCACCGGAGTCGGGCGCGATCATGTGCGTCCGACCGTCTCCCAGGCGTTGCAAGCGCACGATGGGGCGCGGAATGCTCATGCCTACCTCCACCTCCGGGCA
Proteins encoded in this window:
- the folD gene encoding bifunctional methylenetetrahydrofolate dehydrogenase/methenyltetrahydrofolate cyclohydrolase FolD yields the protein MSARLIDGKGLAARIRTALKDETEALSRAGTQPGLAVVLVGDDPASHVYVRNKTKACAEIGFRAFDHHLPATTSEPELLALVQALNADAAVDGILVQLPLPAHIDSRKVLLTIDPRKDVDGFHPDNLGRMLMGEPRFVPCTPAGVMRLLEDAQVPLEGARAVVLGRSNIVGKPAAMLLTAANATVTLCHSKTRDLAELVRSADVLVAAIGRARFVEGSWIKPGAVVIDVGMNRDEDGKLCGDVDTDAAAVHAAAITPVPGGVGPMTIAMLMESTLASARRRAAGRNG
- the gap gene encoding type I glyceraldehyde-3-phosphate dehydrogenase — translated: MATRIAINGFGRIGRLVFRALYSQGLFGKDFEVVAVGDIVPADNLSYLLKYDSVQGRFEGEAGFKSDEVLTVDGKEVKVVSARTPAELPWKDLGVDVVIESTGLFVDKEKAQGHIDAGAKKVIISAPGKNEDITVVMGVNEEKYDPKAHHVVSNASCTTNCLAPLVHVVLKEGFGLTEGLMTTVHSYTATQKTVDGPSRKDWKGGRSAAINIIPSSTGAAKAVGLVLPQVKGKLSGMAFRVPTPTVSVVDLTFKTEKATSLKELNAALKGASETYLQGILGYTDEEVVSSDFIHDKRSSIYDAGSSIELNPNFFKLVSWYDNEWGYSNRVVDLLKYMVAKGL
- the queG gene encoding tRNA epoxyqueuosine(34) reductase QueG, translating into MKQAARDCGFALAGLARAEPLPPEPLMRWLAAGYAADLTWMAETAAARLDPSRVQPGIRAVLALAIPYHRPADEVSSLARYARGRDYHYTHRDRLKRLRKRLLQLDPGLWSYACVDTGHVMERPWAVRAGLGWVGKNGCLINPELGSWLTLSVMFLNRDVDAYDTPGEDLCGSCDRCLKACPTEAFPEPRVVDARKCIAYHSIENRGAVPRDVRPGFRAGAFGCDICQEVCPYNRRPVPSLQDPAGAARPLSAWPLEALATLSREDWERLSPGTALPRIGYVGLRRNAVLALGAARKTAARTLLEALRHDPEPQVAEAADWALARLLQRTETLRAATESAEAASASPPRRPPGQGR
- a CDS encoding DUF523 and DUF1722 domain-containing protein, with protein sequence MAAAKSEDGTRPVLRVGASTCLLGAKVRFDGQHKRDGFLMDVLAPYVTWVPVCPEVEVGMSIPRPIVRLQRLGDGRTHMIAPDSGEDWTTRMERFARKRVAELEDEDLDGYVLKRASPSCGMERVKLYPPPDAQGRLGAPSKEGVGLFAAALRERFANLPIEEEGRLSDPPLRENFIERLFAYHRLKALWAGSWKLGDLVAFHTAHKLTLMAHSVEAYRSLGKLVAESKHHSRSALRAAYETGFMQAMTKRATPGRNANVMQHMAGYLRPMLDPEDKAELAQLIEDHRKGQSPLVVPLTLLKHHIRRHKVAYLEGQTYLEPHPREMMLRNRV
- a CDS encoding HEAT repeat domain-containing protein; protein product: MPTRDELEAKERADRALRAGQAAEALGLYRSLLSRVAVFEPGLYESWLEGALGAYRALKMPRAVGFIQLALRRFTEVEAALQVATDPVPWALALARQGRRREAAQGLARAGLWVLAARELETAGDLPGARTLWEKLERDPRLRRRPYETALVYLMLARLERALGEEDAAGQHLCQAVSRLEALADEYESGGQRERAFDCYLLILRVGQGPGGAFENLAEGYVNAIRILVADGQRDFALQYMDDFMTAAAKRMEFHAAATIALDAADYSRRHGLAFEQDFLRKAVDLWCAAAAQGLSQAQAPELAENALAAALDAATSLGDGPLMGKVYEDLAKLPLDPARTARYASLAERYAGAVQSAAPLAALPAAFKSAGAYQDIAWQDLVEWELDGNVEATLSVVVVERTDHVRFVRAALLALLTAVTEPRWLEVPDAARVVIAGLGDVEVYEVLAPLERLARHAAPEVRAAVMGAVGRVLCKRSFATIRAGLEDPDERVRSESRRALRGLHFRDGLEPLARILREAGDPLVREAALAAIADVPILEAALVLLDVIREEEGPLRSLAVERLSTFPSLGLAPHVRAHAEVATGGARQSLLAVLSALEAYRP